One Bradyrhizobium sp. ISRA464 genomic window carries:
- a CDS encoding GatB/YqeY domain-containing protein, with protein MLRDDINNAVKEAMRAKDERKLSTLRMVNSTIKNADIDARGQGKPPLSDTELLSLLQKMIKQRQESVELYDKGGRAELAAQERAEIAVISAYLPKQMSDDEVKAAISAIIAETGAGGVKDMGKVIGALKAKYAGQMDFAKASGLVKAALSS; from the coding sequence ATGCTGCGTGACGACATCAACAATGCGGTCAAGGAGGCGATGAGGGCGAAGGACGAGCGCAAGCTCTCCACGCTGCGCATGGTCAATTCGACCATCAAGAACGCCGACATCGACGCGCGCGGGCAGGGCAAGCCGCCACTTTCCGACACCGAGCTGCTCAGCCTGCTGCAGAAGATGATCAAGCAGCGCCAGGAATCGGTCGAGCTCTACGACAAGGGCGGCCGCGCCGAACTCGCCGCCCAGGAGCGCGCGGAGATCGCCGTGATCTCCGCCTATCTGCCGAAGCAGATGTCCGACGACGAGGTGAAGGCCGCGATATCGGCCATCATCGCCGAGACCGGCGCCGGCGGTGTCAAGGACATGGGCAAGGTGATCGGCGCGCTGAAGGCGAAATACGCCGGCCAGATGGATTTCGCCAAGGCCAGCGGCCTCGTGAAGGCCGCGCTCTCGTCCTGA
- the carA gene encoding glutamine-hydrolyzing carbamoyl-phosphate synthase small subunit gives MTTSENAPAWPDHKPTALLVLADGTVLEGFGLGAEGHAVGEVCFNTAMTGYEEILTDPSYAGQIITFTFPHIGNVGTNEDDIETVNMAATPGARGVILRSAITDASNYRATRHLDQWLKARGVIGLSGIDTRALTALIRSKGMPNAVIAHSKTSEFDLHGLREEAREWPGLEGMDLVPMVTSGQRFTWDETPWAWGKGFGRQTAPEFNVVAIDYGIKRNILRLLAGVGCKVTVVPATTPAEDILAMQPDGVFLSNGPGDPAATGKYAVPVIQKVIESGTPTFGICLGHQMLGLAVGAKTMKMHQGHHGANHPVKDETTGKVEITSMNHGFAVDQATLPDGATQTHVSLFDGSNCGIALEGKPVFSVQYHPEASPGPRDSHYLFQRFADLMRQKKARAA, from the coding sequence ATGACAACATCCGAAAACGCTCCCGCTTGGCCGGATCACAAACCGACCGCGCTCCTTGTGCTTGCCGATGGCACCGTGCTGGAAGGCTTTGGCCTCGGCGCGGAGGGCCACGCCGTCGGCGAGGTCTGCTTCAACACCGCGATGACCGGCTATGAGGAGATCCTGACCGATCCGTCCTATGCCGGGCAAATCATCACCTTCACCTTCCCGCATATCGGGAATGTCGGCACCAACGAGGACGACATCGAGACGGTGAACATGGCCGCGACGCCCGGCGCGCGCGGCGTGATCCTGCGCTCGGCGATCACCGACGCCTCGAACTACCGCGCCACCCGCCACCTCGACCAGTGGTTGAAGGCGCGCGGCGTCATCGGCCTGTCCGGCATCGACACCCGCGCGCTGACCGCGCTGATCCGCTCCAAGGGCATGCCGAACGCCGTGATCGCGCATTCGAAGACCAGCGAGTTCGACCTGCACGGGCTAAGGGAAGAGGCCCGCGAATGGCCCGGCCTCGAGGGCATGGACCTGGTGCCGATGGTCACCTCCGGCCAGCGCTTCACCTGGGATGAAACACCCTGGGCGTGGGGCAAGGGCTTCGGCCGGCAGACCGCGCCCGAATTCAACGTGGTCGCGATCGACTACGGCATCAAGCGCAACATCCTGCGCCTGCTCGCCGGCGTCGGCTGCAAGGTGACCGTGGTGCCGGCGACGACCCCGGCCGAGGATATTCTGGCGATGCAGCCGGACGGCGTGTTCCTGTCGAACGGCCCCGGCGATCCGGCCGCGACCGGCAAATACGCTGTGCCCGTGATCCAGAAGGTGATCGAGTCGGGCACGCCGACCTTCGGCATCTGTCTCGGCCACCAGATGCTGGGCCTGGCCGTCGGCGCCAAGACCATGAAGATGCACCAGGGCCATCATGGCGCCAATCATCCGGTCAAGGACGAGACCACCGGCAAGGTCGAGATCACCTCGATGAACCACGGTTTTGCGGTGGACCAGGCGACGCTGCCTGATGGCGCGACGCAGACCCATGTCTCGCTGTTCGACGGCTCCAATTGTGGCATCGCGCTCGAGGGCAAGCCGGTGTTCTCGGTGCAATACCACCCCGAGGCCTCGCCCGGTCCGCGCGACTCGCACTACCTCTTCCAGCGCTTCGCCGACCTGATGCGGCAGAAGAAGGCACGCGCCGCGTAA
- a CDS encoding SRPBCC family protein: protein MSKPEFVYVTYIETTADKLWHALTDSEFTERYWFGYRVTSDWKVGSSYHFAKNGIRSVQGEVLIADPPKRLAYSWDVVKEGVEREQVSRVTFDIEPRGRVVKLTVTHDNLGSKTLRDVSGGWPMVMASLKSFLETGRELPPDLPACGTKEATNAQA, encoded by the coding sequence ATGAGTAAGCCGGAATTTGTCTATGTCACCTACATCGAGACCACGGCGGACAAGCTGTGGCATGCGCTCACCGACAGCGAGTTCACCGAACGCTACTGGTTCGGCTATCGCGTCACGTCCGACTGGAAAGTCGGCTCGTCCTATCATTTCGCGAAGAACGGCATCCGCAGCGTGCAGGGCGAGGTGCTGATCGCGGACCCGCCTAAAAGGCTCGCCTATAGCTGGGACGTGGTGAAAGAAGGCGTCGAGCGCGAGCAGGTCTCGCGCGTGACCTTCGATATCGAGCCGCGCGGCCGTGTCGTCAAGCTGACGGTGACGCACGACAATCTCGGCAGCAAGACGCTGCGCGACGTCTCCGGCGGCTGGCCGATGGTCATGGCGAGCCTGAAGAGCTTCCTGGAGACGGGACGCGAACTGCCACCCGACCTGCCTGCGTGCGGAACGAAGGAGGCAACCAATGCCCAAGCCTGA
- a CDS encoding alpha/beta hydrolase, with translation MDNTMPILLVPGLVSSPRIFAPVIPALWRFGPVTVANHIRDDNMGAIARRILVEAPPRFALAGHSMGGYIAFEIMRQAPERVARLALINTQARPDTPEASARRRGMMERAKSGQYRAVLDELFPGFVHPSRRDDASLRRLVYDMGEDVGADAFLRQQTAVINRPDSRPTLAWIKCPTLVLSGDEDNTIPNALSSEMASGIPGAKLVILENCGHLPQPEQPQACANALVEWLRN, from the coding sequence ATGGACAACACGATGCCGATCCTGCTCGTCCCGGGGCTCGTCTCATCGCCCCGGATCTTTGCCCCCGTGATCCCGGCGCTGTGGCGGTTCGGGCCGGTCACGGTCGCCAACCACATCCGCGACGACAATATGGGCGCGATCGCCCGCCGGATCCTCGTCGAGGCGCCGCCGCGCTTTGCCCTCGCCGGGCACTCGATGGGCGGCTACATCGCCTTCGAGATCATGCGCCAGGCACCGGAGCGTGTGGCAAGACTGGCGCTGATCAACACCCAGGCGCGGCCTGATACGCCGGAGGCGAGCGCGCGCCGCCGCGGCATGATGGAGCGCGCCAAGAGCGGGCAATATCGCGCGGTGCTGGACGAGCTGTTTCCCGGCTTCGTGCACCCGTCGCGGCGCGACGATGCGAGCCTGCGCCGGCTTGTTTACGATATGGGCGAGGATGTCGGCGCCGACGCCTTCCTTCGCCAGCAGACGGCGGTGATCAACCGGCCGGACTCGCGGCCGACGCTCGCCTGGATCAAGTGCCCGACGCTGGTGCTTTCGGGCGATGAGGACAACACCATCCCGAATGCGCTGTCGTCGGAGATGGCCAGCGGCATCCCCGGTGCGAAGCTCGTGATCCTGGAAAATTGCGGGCACCTGCCGCAGCCCGAGCAGCCGCAGGCTTGCGCGAACGCGCTGGTCGAATGGCTGCGGAACTAA
- a CDS encoding acyl-CoA synthetase translates to MLKEAATYDELYRNFRWEVPERFNIATACCDRYADGTGRLALVYVDEDGGTTRTSFDEIAEASRRFANVLDADGLVRGDRVAVFLSQSLELPVAHLAAFRSAVISIPLFALFGEDALEFRLSNSAAKAIITDEAGWEKIARIRDRLPDLKTIYIVGDRAPAGTTSFWGAIQSASPEFTTVDTSPDDPGLIIYTSGTTGNPKGALHAHRVVLGHLPNVEMCHNFLPRPGDLMWTPADWAWIGGLVNGLFAFWYHGIPLVGHRARKFEPQAAMQMMAELGIRNVFLPPTALKLMRQANVKNPGVKLRSIFTGGESLGGELLGWVRDTFGIDAHEVFGQTECNLVIGSNSNLFPIRPGSMGRATPGFDVRIVNDKGEELPRSTRGIIGIRQPCPCTMIEYWRNPEATAKKYAGEFLLTGDLGVQDEDGYFWYVSREDDVITTAGYRVGPSEIEHTLMKHPAVAMSAVVGIPDPIRPESIKAWIVLRPGHAPSDALAREIQEFVKVQLAAHEYPRFVQFAESLPMTATGKVLRRELRALG, encoded by the coding sequence ATGCTCAAGGAAGCTGCCACCTACGACGAGCTCTATCGCAACTTCCGTTGGGAGGTCCCCGAGCGCTTCAACATCGCGACCGCCTGCTGCGACCGTTATGCCGACGGCACCGGGCGGCTCGCGCTGGTCTATGTCGATGAGGATGGCGGCACTACGCGCACCTCGTTCGACGAGATCGCGGAGGCCTCGCGCCGCTTCGCCAATGTGCTTGATGCCGACGGCCTCGTCCGCGGCGACCGGGTCGCGGTGTTCCTGTCGCAATCCCTCGAGCTGCCGGTCGCCCATCTCGCGGCGTTTCGTTCCGCGGTCATCTCGATCCCGCTGTTCGCGCTGTTCGGCGAGGATGCGCTCGAATTCCGCCTGTCGAATTCGGCCGCCAAGGCCATCATCACCGACGAGGCCGGCTGGGAGAAGATCGCCAGGATCCGCGACCGCCTGCCCGACCTGAAGACCATCTATATTGTCGGCGACCGCGCGCCGGCCGGCACGACATCATTCTGGGGCGCGATCCAATCCGCCTCGCCTGAATTCACCACCGTCGACACCTCGCCCGACGATCCCGGCCTGATCATCTACACCTCGGGCACGACAGGAAATCCCAAGGGCGCGCTGCATGCGCATCGCGTCGTGCTCGGCCATTTGCCCAATGTCGAGATGTGCCACAACTTCCTGCCGAGGCCGGGCGACCTGATGTGGACGCCGGCCGACTGGGCCTGGATCGGCGGGTTGGTCAACGGGCTGTTCGCGTTCTGGTATCACGGCATCCCGCTGGTCGGTCACCGCGCGCGCAAGTTCGAGCCGCAGGCGGCGATGCAGATGATGGCCGAGCTCGGCATCCGCAACGTGTTCCTGCCGCCGACCGCGCTGAAGCTGATGCGGCAGGCCAATGTGAAGAATCCGGGCGTGAAGCTGCGCAGCATCTTCACCGGAGGGGAATCGCTCGGCGGCGAGCTGCTCGGCTGGGTACGCGACACCTTCGGCATCGATGCCCACGAGGTGTTCGGCCAGACCGAATGCAATCTCGTGATCGGCAGCAATTCCAATCTGTTTCCGATCCGCCCGGGCTCGATGGGCCGCGCCACGCCGGGTTTCGACGTTCGCATCGTCAACGACAAGGGCGAGGAATTGCCGCGGAGCACGCGCGGCATCATCGGCATCCGCCAGCCATGCCCCTGCACCATGATCGAATACTGGCGCAATCCGGAAGCGACCGCGAAGAAATATGCCGGCGAATTCCTTTTGACCGGCGATCTCGGCGTGCAGGATGAGGACGGCTATTTCTGGTACGTCAGTCGTGAGGACGACGTCATCACCACCGCCGGCTATCGGGTCGGTCCGTCCGAGATCGAGCACACGCTGATGAAGCACCCGGCGGTCGCGATGTCTGCCGTGGTCGGCATTCCCGATCCCATCAGGCCGGAATCGATCAAGGCCTGGATCGTGCTGCGCCCCGGCCATGCGCCGAGCGACGCGCTGGCGCGTGAGATCCAGGAATTCGTCAAGGTGCAACTCGCCGCCCATGAGTATCCGCGCTTCGTGCAGTTTGCGGAGAGCCTGCCGATGACGGCAACGGGCAAGGTGCTGCGGCGCGAGTTGAGGGCGCTGGGGTGA
- a CDS encoding host attachment family protein produces the protein MPDRKHYIRLPHRAVVFVGDGRKALFLLNEGTGLEPRLKVQRVLEDENPSTHEQGADRPGRALSSIEPNRSAMEQTDWHDIEKRRFARTIASALDRLLQESHAERVVIVAPPRTLADLRRSFSPAVEKLIVAEIAKDLTGLTVGDIAEYLTA, from the coding sequence ATGCCCGACAGAAAGCATTACATCAGGTTGCCGCATCGCGCAGTTGTCTTTGTCGGAGACGGCCGCAAGGCACTTTTTCTCCTCAATGAAGGCACCGGCCTGGAGCCGCGCCTGAAAGTCCAGCGGGTTCTTGAAGATGAGAACCCGTCGACCCATGAGCAAGGGGCGGACAGGCCGGGGCGAGCGCTGTCCTCCATCGAGCCGAACCGCAGCGCGATGGAGCAGACCGACTGGCACGACATCGAGAAACGTCGGTTTGCCCGGACGATCGCCAGCGCCCTGGATCGCCTTCTGCAAGAATCGCATGCGGAGCGCGTTGTCATCGTGGCGCCGCCGCGGACGCTCGCGGACCTGCGCCGATCATTTTCCCCCGCAGTCGAGAAGCTGATCGTCGCGGAAATCGCAAAGGACTTAACCGGCCTGACCGTCGGCGACATCGCGGAATATCTGACCGCCTGA
- a CDS encoding LysE family translocator, with protein sequence MSLQAYLAFVAACIALALLPGPIVTMVIANGLRYGTRAALTNVLGAQVGLAIVIGTVAVGLTSLMATMGYWFDWVRFAGAAYLVWLGVKLIRAPVEGISTDETPPPPRGGFFLQGFLVLLSNPKVLVFFGAFIPQFMDMSKPHIPQVALLGVTFMVTAVMTDGAYALLAGRARKFFSKERTRLMSRISGGFMIGGGIWLALTRAR encoded by the coding sequence ATGTCCTTGCAAGCCTATCTCGCCTTCGTCGCCGCCTGCATTGCGCTGGCGCTGTTGCCCGGCCCGATCGTCACGATGGTCATCGCCAATGGCCTGCGCTACGGCACCCGCGCGGCGCTCACCAACGTACTGGGCGCGCAGGTGGGGCTCGCGATCGTGATCGGCACCGTCGCGGTCGGCTTGACCTCGCTGATGGCGACCATGGGCTACTGGTTCGACTGGGTGCGCTTCGCCGGCGCCGCCTATCTGGTCTGGCTCGGCGTCAAGCTGATCCGCGCGCCGGTCGAGGGCATCAGCACCGATGAGACGCCGCCGCCGCCGCGCGGCGGCTTCTTCCTGCAAGGCTTCCTGGTGCTGCTGTCGAACCCGAAGGTGCTGGTGTTCTTCGGTGCCTTCATTCCGCAGTTCATGGACATGAGCAAACCTCACATCCCGCAGGTGGCCTTGCTCGGCGTCACCTTCATGGTGACAGCGGTGATGACCGACGGCGCCTATGCGCTGCTCGCCGGCCGCGCCCGCAAATTCTTCTCCAAGGAGCGGACGCGGCTGATGTCGCGCATCTCCGGCGGCTTCATGATCGGCGGCGGCATCTGGCTGGCGCTGACCCGGGCACGGTAA
- a CDS encoding DNA starvation/stationary phase protection protein, translating into MSKARNDNKSDRISSDLVTPSDLPQAAVDKISASLNTLLADTFALYLKTKNFHWHVSGRHFHDYHLLLDEQSDAIFATTDQLAERVRKLGGTTLKSIGDVAKHQTIKDNDEDYVPPREMLRELMEDNKHIVAAMRKAHKLADDHEDSGTSGLLETFIDETERRTWFLFEASRQEGSNAA; encoded by the coding sequence GTGAGCAAAGCCAGGAACGACAATAAGTCCGATAGAATCTCCTCCGATCTCGTCACGCCGAGCGATCTTCCGCAGGCCGCGGTGGACAAGATTTCGGCCTCGCTCAACACGCTTCTGGCGGACACCTTTGCGCTCTACCTGAAGACCAAGAATTTCCACTGGCACGTCAGTGGCCGGCATTTCCATGACTACCATCTGCTGCTGGATGAGCAGTCGGACGCGATCTTCGCGACCACCGATCAACTCGCCGAACGGGTGCGCAAGCTCGGCGGGACGACGCTGAAGTCGATCGGCGATGTCGCCAAGCATCAGACCATCAAGGACAACGACGAGGACTATGTCCCGCCGCGCGAAATGCTGCGCGAACTGATGGAAGACAACAAGCATATCGTGGCTGCGATGCGCAAGGCGCACAAGCTTGCCGACGACCACGAGGATTCCGGCACCTCGGGCCTGCTCGAGACCTTCATCGACGAGACCGAGCGCCGCACCTGGTTCCTGTTCGAGGCGAGCCGCCAGGAAGGCAGCAACGCGGCCTAG
- a CDS encoding metalloregulator ArsR/SmtB family transcription factor, protein MDEVFKALADASRRTLLDRLHARNGQTLNELCDGLDMTRQAVTKHLVILEDANLVTSVRHGREKLHYLNPVPIHQIGERWISKFERGKLTALSELKRQLEKRDE, encoded by the coding sequence ATGGATGAAGTCTTCAAAGCTCTGGCGGATGCCTCTCGGCGTACGCTGCTGGACCGGCTTCACGCCCGAAACGGACAAACCCTCAATGAACTCTGCGACGGCCTCGACATGACGCGTCAGGCCGTGACGAAGCACCTTGTGATTCTCGAAGACGCCAACCTCGTCACGTCAGTCAGGCATGGCCGCGAGAAGCTGCACTACCTCAACCCGGTTCCGATCCATCAGATCGGCGAGCGGTGGATCAGCAAGTTCGAGCGCGGGAAGCTCACAGCACTCAGCGAATTGAAACGGCAATTGGAGAAGCGTGATGAGTAA
- a CDS encoding cupin domain-containing protein, protein MSAVKAGIEPQAIVFEDDGLVPNNRIPFLVYKGAVDLGSEPEATIERLFGENGWGAMWRNGVYDYPHYHATVHEVLGVARGSARVQFGGERGHALEIAAGDVAILPAGTGHQCLAASKDFCVVGAYPPGPPMDLQRPTPENHVKALKTIPLVAVPATDPVMGKDGPLVRLWKR, encoded by the coding sequence ATGTCCGCAGTCAAAGCCGGGATCGAGCCGCAGGCCATCGTCTTCGAGGATGACGGGCTCGTGCCCAACAACCGAATCCCGTTCCTGGTCTACAAGGGCGCGGTTGATCTCGGGAGCGAGCCCGAAGCCACGATCGAGCGCCTGTTCGGTGAAAACGGCTGGGGCGCAATGTGGCGCAACGGCGTCTACGACTATCCGCATTATCACGCGACCGTGCATGAGGTGCTGGGCGTCGCCCGCGGCAGCGCCCGCGTGCAGTTCGGCGGTGAGCGCGGGCATGCGCTGGAAATCGCAGCCGGCGACGTCGCGATCCTGCCCGCTGGCACCGGGCATCAGTGTCTCGCTGCGAGCAAGGACTTTTGCGTGGTCGGCGCCTATCCGCCGGGTCCGCCGATGGATCTGCAGCGGCCAACGCCGGAGAACCACGTCAAGGCGCTGAAGACGATCCCGCTGGTCGCGGTGCCCGCGACCGATCCGGTGATGGGCAAGGATGGGCCGCTGGTGCGGCTGTGGAAGCGGTAG
- a CDS encoding Hsp20/alpha crystallin family protein, producing MFDRFAGGFGFPSLWRALDVEPDWERSFSFAAPAVDIVEDDKAYRIDAELPGLSEKDVDVSLSGDTLVLKGERRQEHEEKRKNHYLSERSYGAFQRSFALPEGVDRDKIAATFSKGVLSITPPKTSQAQQQKKIEVKAT from the coding sequence ATGTTCGACCGCTTCGCCGGAGGCTTTGGGTTCCCGTCGCTATGGCGGGCGCTGGACGTGGAGCCGGACTGGGAGCGCTCTTTCAGCTTTGCGGCGCCCGCCGTGGACATCGTCGAAGACGACAAGGCCTACAGGATCGACGCTGAGCTTCCGGGTCTTAGCGAGAAGGACGTGGATGTCTCGCTCAGCGGTGATACGCTGGTGCTCAAGGGGGAGCGCCGCCAGGAGCACGAAGAGAAGAGGAAGAACCACTATTTGTCTGAGCGCAGCTACGGCGCGTTCCAGCGCAGCTTCGCCCTGCCCGAAGGTGTCGATCGCGACAAGATCGCGGCGACTTTCTCCAAGGGAGTGCTCTCCATCACGCCGCCGAAGACCTCGCAAGCGCAGCAGCAGAAGAAGATCGAAGTGAAGGCGACGTGA
- a CDS encoding OpgC domain-containing protein has protein sequence MHNRMHISKPLVGEPPPELEGSGRDLRIDACRGIALWCIFLDHVPNNIGSWLTLKNYGFSDAAEVFMFMSGVTCALAYGRARRYEGWNGVISRSLRRGWDIYAAFLLLTLAYAIMTYLAGGDDLADESNTRVLLEDPGATLAHAVILQYRPVNADVLPIFVLLHLLFAPLLWLLLRWPNATLGSSFALYVLVHVFGWMVPAWPSSHWAFNPMAWQLLVVLGAWWMIAGDPVRPWITSRVVLVVAVLYLLVSLFIALSWHIEPLGTLVPEALAKLLHPVDKSNLDPVRLLHFLAIAVVAVRLVPHDWPALQTPALRSMICCGQNSLPIYCLGVLLACGSHLALLEISNGIAMQIALSVGGILVMIAAATLLNSISIKPARQPRLMQPT, from the coding sequence ATGCACAATCGCATGCACATCTCAAAGCCATTGGTCGGCGAGCCTCCGCCGGAGCTCGAGGGATCCGGCCGCGACCTGCGCATCGACGCCTGCCGCGGCATCGCGCTGTGGTGCATCTTCCTTGACCATGTCCCCAACAACATCGGAAGCTGGCTGACGCTCAAGAACTACGGTTTCAGCGATGCCGCGGAAGTCTTCATGTTCATGTCCGGCGTCACTTGCGCGCTGGCCTACGGCAGGGCGCGCCGCTATGAGGGCTGGAACGGCGTGATCAGCCGCTCGCTGCGGCGAGGATGGGATATCTATGCGGCGTTTCTGCTGCTCACGCTCGCTTACGCCATCATGACCTACCTTGCAGGCGGCGACGACCTGGCCGACGAGAGCAATACGCGCGTTCTGCTGGAAGATCCGGGCGCGACGCTCGCGCATGCGGTGATCCTGCAATACCGCCCGGTCAATGCCGACGTATTGCCCATTTTCGTGTTGCTTCACCTGTTGTTCGCGCCGCTGTTGTGGCTGTTGCTGCGCTGGCCGAACGCGACGCTGGGCAGTTCCTTCGCACTTTATGTGCTGGTGCACGTGTTCGGCTGGATGGTGCCGGCATGGCCGAGCAGTCATTGGGCCTTCAATCCGATGGCCTGGCAGCTCCTGGTCGTGCTCGGCGCGTGGTGGATGATCGCGGGCGACCCCGTCCGGCCCTGGATAACGTCACGCGTAGTGCTGGTCGTTGCCGTGCTGTATCTGCTCGTCAGCCTCTTCATTGCCCTGAGCTGGCACATCGAGCCGCTGGGAACCTTGGTCCCGGAGGCGCTGGCGAAGCTGCTTCACCCGGTGGACAAATCGAATCTCGATCCCGTGCGGCTGCTGCATTTTCTGGCGATCGCGGTCGTGGCGGTGCGGCTGGTGCCGCATGATTGGCCGGCGCTGCAGACGCCGGCGCTGCGCAGCATGATCTGCTGTGGCCAGAACTCGCTGCCGATCTATTGCCTCGGCGTGCTGCTGGCCTGTGGCAGCCACCTGGCGCTGCTCGAGATCTCGAATGGAATAGCCATGCAGATCGCACTCAGCGTCGGCGGCATTCTGGTGATGATCGCCGCTGCGACGCTGCTCAACTCGATCTCGATCAAGCCCGCTCGGCAGCCGCGCCTGATGCAGCCGACCTAG
- a CDS encoding SRPBCC family protein: MNIESFKPAIVYTIYIASTPEKVWQALTQAEFSRKYFSGNAIEVDLKVGGAYIVRTPDGALHISGEVIECDPLRRLTVTFNVNWPQLIEKLGPTLVTYEIEPAGDGVKLTLLQSHDRPISDDILSDGRAGWPAILSSLKSLLETGQAMVIPMQPPQRMLAALKELGIPMPT, from the coding sequence GTGAACATCGAATCGTTCAAACCGGCGATCGTCTACACGATCTACATCGCGTCCACGCCGGAGAAGGTGTGGCAGGCGCTGACCCAGGCCGAGTTCAGCCGAAAGTACTTTTCCGGCAACGCTATCGAAGTCGACCTGAAAGTCGGCGGCGCCTACATCGTCCGCACGCCGGACGGCGCGCTGCACATCTCCGGCGAGGTGATCGAATGCGATCCGTTGAGGCGGCTGACCGTCACCTTCAACGTCAACTGGCCGCAGCTGATCGAGAAGCTCGGGCCGACGCTCGTCACCTACGAGATCGAGCCCGCAGGCGACGGCGTGAAGCTGACGCTGCTGCAGTCGCATGACCGCCCGATCAGCGACGACATTCTCTCCGACGGCCGCGCCGGCTGGCCGGCGATCCTCTCCAGCCTGAAGAGCCTGCTGGAAACCGGCCAGGCCATGGTGATCCCCATGCAGCCGCCGCAGCGCATGCTGGCCGCGCTCAAGGAATTGGGAATCCCGATGCCGACATAG
- a CDS encoding class I SAM-dependent methyltransferase translates to MDEWIDYYDSTHTIYASRLHRDLHFEAIARDIIGYITSSDAVVLDYACGEALSAAKVADACARLYLAEPAPGVRGRLAARFAPNAKISVRSLDELSQMHESSLDLVVMNSVAQYMTSQELDSAFAVIHRLLKPSGRLVLGDILRPDVGMIRDVLALLHFGATHGFLRDALVGLVSTALSDYRQLRNRVGLQRYGEAEMIAKLARAGFSATRAPRNIGHNPWRMTFVAHHQS, encoded by the coding sequence ATGGATGAATGGATCGATTATTACGATTCCACGCATACGATCTATGCAAGCAGGCTGCACCGCGACCTGCATTTTGAGGCCATCGCGCGCGACATCATCGGCTACATCACCTCATCAGACGCGGTGGTGCTGGACTATGCCTGCGGCGAGGCGCTGTCGGCGGCCAAGGTCGCGGATGCCTGCGCCAGGCTCTATCTGGCCGAGCCGGCGCCCGGCGTCCGTGGCAGGCTGGCCGCGCGTTTCGCGCCCAATGCCAAGATCTCCGTGCGCTCGCTCGACGAGCTCAGCCAGATGCACGAAAGCTCGCTCGACCTCGTCGTGATGAATTCGGTGGCGCAATACATGACGTCGCAGGAACTCGATTCCGCATTCGCGGTGATCCATCGCCTGCTGAAACCGTCGGGCCGCCTCGTGCTCGGCGATATCCTGCGGCCCGATGTCGGCATGATCAGGGACGTGCTGGCGCTGCTGCACTTCGGCGCAACCCATGGCTTCCTGCGCGACGCGCTGGTCGGGCTGGTCAGCACCGCGCTCTCCGACTACCGGCAATTGCGCAACAGGGTCGGGCTGCAGCGCTACGGCGAGGCCGAGATGATTGCAAAGCTCGCCAGGGCCGGCTTCAGCGCGACGCGCGCGCCGCGCAACATCGGGCACAATCCGTGGCGAATGACGTTCGTGGCGCACCACCAATCATAG
- a CDS encoding SRPBCC family protein: MPKPEFVYVTYIATTPEKLWDALTKSEFTRQYWFDTELKSDWKVGSPLALVMGGKTTDTGEILVADRPRRLAYTFKHELDEEMRKEPATKVVFTLEPFDNVVKLTVTHEGFSVGSKLLDGISKGWPAILSGLKSLLETGRASPVPPRALGIEGFERQ, translated from the coding sequence ATGCCCAAGCCTGAATTCGTCTACGTCACCTATATCGCGACCACGCCGGAGAAGCTGTGGGACGCGCTGACCAAGAGCGAGTTCACGCGGCAATACTGGTTCGACACCGAGCTCAAGTCCGACTGGAAGGTCGGTTCGCCGCTGGCTCTGGTGATGGGCGGCAAGACCACCGACACCGGCGAGATCCTGGTGGCTGACCGGCCGCGGCGGCTCGCCTACACGTTCAAGCACGAGCTCGATGAGGAGATGCGGAAGGAGCCTGCGACCAAGGTCGTCTTCACGCTTGAACCCTTCGACAATGTCGTCAAGCTGACCGTGACGCATGAGGGCTTCAGTGTCGGCAGCAAGCTGCTCGACGGCATTTCCAAGGGCTGGCCCGCGATCCTGTCCGGGCTCAAGAGCCTGCTCGAAACCGGCAGGGCGTCGCCGGTTCCGCCGCGGGCACTTGGGATCGAAGGCTTCGAACGACAATGA